From a region of the Flavobacterium sediminilitoris genome:
- a CDS encoding porin family protein codes for MRTIILLLYILMFSASYSQDTENKIAVDSLFREDQFYVSLSYNLLRNSPNNYSQYSFSSGVTLGFLRDMPITKDRNWSIGLGLGYSYNDIKHNLKIIPSSPNNIYSIDNSYDKSKLILHYAELPIEIRWRNATYTSHKFWRIYTGFKFSYLFASKSIFESNSESYTINRSNEIVNLQYGPYLSVGYNTVNLYAYYGLKSHFGDAKIGDKDMRLNSFNVGFIFYIL; via the coding sequence ATGCGTACAATTATTTTGCTTTTATATATTTTAATGTTTTCAGCATCTTATTCTCAGGATACTGAAAATAAAATCGCTGTAGATTCTTTATTTAGAGAAGATCAATTCTATGTATCATTGAGTTATAATTTGCTTAGAAATAGTCCTAACAACTATTCTCAGTATTCTTTTTCTTCAGGTGTAACATTGGGATTTTTAAGAGATATGCCAATAACAAAAGACAGAAATTGGTCTATAGGATTAGGCCTTGGCTATTCTTACAATGACATTAAACATAATTTAAAAATTATCCCTTCTTCTCCAAACAACATTTATAGCATAGACAACTCTTATGATAAAAGCAAGCTTATCTTACACTATGCTGAACTACCAATTGAGATTAGATGGAGAAATGCTACATATACTAGTCATAAATTTTGGAGAATATACACTGGGTTTAAGTTTAGTTATCTTTTTGCTAGTAAAAGTATTTTTGAATCAAATTCTGAGAGTTATACAATTAATAGAAGTAACGAAATTGTTAATTTGCAATATGGTCCTTATTTAAGCGTAGGATACAATACCGTAAATCTATATGCTTATTATGGATTAAAATCTCACTTTGGTGATGCCAAAATTGGAGATAAAGACATGAGATTAAATTCTTTTAATGTAGGTTTTATTTTCTATATTTTATAA
- the rpoN gene encoding RNA polymerase factor sigma-54 → MLRQSLQFKLSQKLSPQQIQLMKLIQLPTQAFEQRLQEELVENPALENGKEENLDYDDEYGDSNDDYDDYEGERIEAEDINIDEYLSNDETPDYKYQANNYSDDDEDNSMPFIAGVTFHQDLLNQLNTFILSDDERDIAEFLVGSIDDMGYIRRSVQDIVDDMAFTQGIYTNEATVEKILSIVQELEPSGVAARDLQECLLLQLKHKTPTDSIELAIDIIKNQFDAFSKKHYDKLLQKYEISKEQLRKAIDEIEKLNPKPGGAYDGNQKPIEHVVPDFTIRIVDGELELLLNGRNAPELHISKDYQEMLQSYKDSNEKSNSQKDAVQFIKQKLDSAKWFIDAIKQRQETLFVTMNAIMHYQEEYFLDGDETKLKPMILKDIADLVGLDISTISRVANSKYVDTPYGTKLIKDYFSEAMKNDQGEDVSTIEIKKILETVISDEDKKKPLPDDKLAEILKEKGYPIARRTVAKYRELMDIPVARLRKKI, encoded by the coding sequence ATGTTAAGACAAAGTTTACAATTTAAATTATCACAGAAATTATCTCCTCAACAAATTCAATTGATGAAGTTAATTCAATTGCCTACACAAGCATTTGAACAAAGACTTCAAGAAGAATTAGTAGAAAATCCAGCATTAGAAAACGGGAAAGAAGAAAATTTAGATTATGATGATGAGTATGGGGATTCTAATGACGATTATGATGATTATGAAGGAGAAAGGATTGAGGCAGAAGATATTAATATTGATGAATATTTAAGTAATGACGAAACGCCTGATTATAAATATCAAGCTAATAATTATAGTGATGACGACGAAGATAATAGTATGCCCTTTATTGCAGGAGTCACTTTTCATCAAGATTTATTAAATCAATTAAATACATTTATTCTAAGTGATGATGAACGAGATATTGCCGAATTTTTAGTTGGTAGTATTGACGATATGGGCTATATAAGAAGATCTGTTCAAGATATAGTAGATGATATGGCTTTCACGCAAGGAATATATACAAACGAAGCTACTGTTGAAAAGATTTTAAGTATTGTACAAGAACTAGAGCCTTCTGGTGTTGCAGCTAGGGATTTGCAGGAATGTCTTCTTTTGCAGTTAAAGCACAAAACGCCTACAGATAGTATTGAATTAGCTATTGATATTATAAAAAATCAATTTGATGCTTTTTCCAAAAAACACTATGATAAGTTGCTTCAAAAATATGAGATATCTAAAGAACAACTAAGAAAAGCTATAGACGAAATTGAAAAATTAAATCCAAAACCAGGTGGTGCATACGACGGCAATCAGAAGCCTATAGAGCATGTTGTGCCTGATTTTACCATTAGAATCGTAGATGGCGAATTAGAATTGTTGCTAAATGGTCGTAATGCTCCTGAATTGCATATTTCTAAAGATTATCAGGAAATGCTTCAAAGCTACAAGGATAGTAATGAGAAGTCTAATTCACAAAAAGATGCGGTTCAGTTCATAAAACAAAAATTAGATTCTGCAAAATGGTTTATTGATGCTATAAAACAGCGACAAGAAACATTATTTGTTACCATGAATGCTATAATGCATTATCAAGAAGAATATTTTTTAGATGGGGATGAAACTAAACTAAAACCCATGATATTGAAAGATATTGCTGATTTAGTTGGGTTGGATATTTCTACCATTTCACGTGTTGCAAACAGTAAATATGTAGACACTCCTTATGGAACTAAATTAATTAAAGATTACTTTAGTGAGGCAATGAAAAATGATCAAGGAGAAGATGTTTCTACTATTGAGATTAAAAAAATACTAGAAACCGTTATAAGTGATGAGGATAAGAAAAAGCCTTTACCAGACGATAAACTTGCTGAAATTTTAAAAGAAAAAGGATATCCTATTGCTAGAAGGACTGTTGCGAAATATAGAGAACTAATGGATATTCCTGTTGCGCGTTTAAGAAAAAAGATATAG
- a CDS encoding ExbD/TolR family protein, with the protein MAKREAPEVNAGSMADIAFLLLIFFLVTTTIGVDQGINRLLPRYEENPPVPPINERNIMRVLVNMDNQLLVNDQVMKIEDVRQAAIDFLENNGDGTCTYCEGKKNSKSSDNPDEAVISLMNDGQTSYETYIAVQNELVAAYYFLRDRESMKRYGKKYTELEYVANDPASKAIEGLVEELEPKVKKIQEMFPMRLSEAESKKN; encoded by the coding sequence ATGGCAAAAAGAGAAGCACCAGAGGTAAATGCTGGTTCCATGGCAGATATTGCTTTCCTTCTTTTAATCTTCTTCTTGGTCACAACTACCATTGGAGTTGATCAAGGAATCAATAGATTATTGCCTAGATATGAAGAGAACCCTCCTGTGCCACCTATTAATGAAAGAAACATAATGAGAGTTCTTGTTAACATGGACAATCAACTTTTGGTTAATGACCAAGTTATGAAGATTGAAGATGTTAGGCAAGCTGCAATTGATTTCTTAGAAAATAATGGCGATGGGACTTGTACATATTGTGAAGGGAAGAAAAACTCTAAATCTTCTGATAATCCAGATGAGGCAGTAATATCATTAATGAATGATGGGCAAACTAGTTATGAAACGTATATAGCGGTTCAAAATGAATTAGTAGCTGCATATTATTTTTTAAGAGATAGAGAAAGTATGAAACGATATGGAAAGAAATACACTGAATTAGAATACGTTGCAAATGATCCAGCATCAAAAGCAATTGAAGGTCTAGTTGAAGAACTAGAACCGAAAGTAAAGAAAATTCAAGAAATGTTTCCAATGAGACTTTCAGAAGCAGAATCAAAAAAGAACTAA
- a CDS encoding efflux RND transporter permease subunit has protein sequence MLKWLTTSFWDFIASRILRNRVVLLITLTLFTIFMAFQWKNMRFTYTEANLLPDHHEVNIQYNSFLEKFGEEGNLIVIGFKDSTFFTPKNIKLWENFIGEIKKDKAVELSLSIEDLRVLQKDTSEQSFKLVPFINNEKISESYLKEKEQEFFNNLPFYEGMLFNKESGAIRFAIYIDKKIVNTSARKDFVIKYLNDDRIEAFEKASGIDLKISGMPYIRTLNSQSIIDEIGLFVGAALLITSLLFFFFFRSFRATLISMLIVIIGVMWSFGTLGLLNYEITVLTAIIPPLIIVIGIPNCIFLINKYQQEIKKHGNKAKSLQRVISKVGNATLMTNLTTAAGFATFIITDSELLKEFGIVASLNILFLFFLCLIIIPIIYSYMPLPKEKHLAHLGKNYINSFVKWIENTIRKHPIAIYISAIALLVFGIIGIYQIKISGSIIEDMPKKAGFFQDIVFYEKEFDGVMPLEIMIDTKKPKRALKSATLKRINELQETIEEIPELSKPVSVVNLVKYAKQSFYNGNPEYYELPTKQEETFILSYIKNSTKKGNENMLKSYVDSTGQYARVTTFMRDIGTDKMKKIEDRLQEKINTLFPSEQYTVTMTGKAYVFEKGTHYLVKNLVLSLLFAIFLISLLMAYLFRSFKMIIISLLPNILPLIITAGVMGFFGIPIKPSTILVFSIAFGISVDDTIHFLAKYRQELKANNWKIKKSVFNTVKEAGISMFYTSVVLFFGFSVFTLSSFGGTVALGSLVAATLLFAMLANLILLPALLLTLEKTIANEQEFIEPKIDILAEDKEEEEENKNE, from the coding sequence ATGTTAAAATGGTTAACCACTAGTTTTTGGGATTTTATAGCAAGTAGAATTTTACGCAACCGTGTAGTATTACTAATTACTCTTACCCTTTTTACTATTTTCATGGCATTTCAGTGGAAAAACATGCGTTTTACTTATACTGAAGCAAATCTTTTACCCGATCATCATGAAGTAAATATTCAATATAATTCTTTCTTAGAAAAGTTTGGAGAAGAAGGGAATTTAATTGTTATTGGCTTTAAGGATTCTACATTTTTTACCCCAAAAAATATAAAACTTTGGGAAAATTTCATTGGCGAAATTAAAAAAGACAAAGCAGTTGAATTGTCGCTTTCAATTGAGGATTTACGCGTTTTACAAAAAGATACTTCTGAACAAAGTTTTAAGTTAGTTCCTTTTATTAATAATGAAAAAATTTCTGAAAGTTATCTTAAAGAAAAGGAGCAGGAGTTTTTTAATAACCTTCCTTTCTATGAAGGAATGCTTTTTAATAAAGAATCAGGAGCGATACGATTTGCCATATATATTGATAAAAAAATAGTAAATACTTCAGCTCGTAAAGATTTTGTAATAAAATATCTTAATGATGATAGGATTGAGGCTTTTGAAAAAGCATCTGGAATTGATTTGAAAATTTCGGGAATGCCTTATATCCGAACTCTAAATTCTCAAAGTATCATTGATGAAATTGGACTTTTTGTAGGTGCTGCATTATTAATTACATCTTTGCTTTTCTTTTTCTTTTTTAGAAGTTTTAGAGCTACATTAATTTCAATGTTAATTGTAATCATTGGTGTTATGTGGTCATTCGGAACACTTGGATTATTAAATTACGAAATTACTGTTTTAACAGCAATTATTCCTCCTCTGATTATTGTTATAGGTATTCCTAATTGTATATTTCTGATCAATAAATATCAACAAGAAATAAAAAAACATGGTAATAAAGCAAAATCATTACAACGCGTTATTTCTAAAGTAGGAAACGCAACTTTAATGACAAACCTTACTACCGCTGCTGGTTTTGCAACTTTTATTATTACAGATAGTGAACTTTTAAAAGAGTTTGGAATTGTTGCTTCATTAAATATTCTTTTCTTATTCTTTTTATGTTTAATTATCATTCCAATTATATATAGCTATATGCCATTACCTAAAGAAAAGCATTTAGCGCATTTAGGAAAAAATTATATCAACTCATTTGTTAAGTGGATAGAAAATACTATTCGTAAACATCCTATTGCAATTTATATATCAGCCATAGCCTTGTTAGTTTTTGGTATTATTGGAATTTATCAAATTAAAATTTCAGGAAGTATCATTGAAGATATGCCTAAAAAAGCAGGTTTTTTTCAAGATATTGTGTTTTATGAAAAAGAATTTGACGGTGTAATGCCTTTGGAAATAATGATTGACACAAAGAAACCAAAGCGAGCATTAAAATCTGCAACATTAAAGCGAATTAATGAATTACAGGAAACTATAGAAGAAATCCCAGAATTATCAAAACCAGTTTCTGTTGTAAATTTAGTTAAATATGCTAAACAATCCTTTTATAATGGCAATCCTGAATATTATGAATTGCCTACAAAACAAGAGGAAACTTTTATTTTATCTTATATAAAAAATTCTACTAAGAAGGGCAATGAAAACATGCTGAAAAGCTATGTAGATAGTACAGGGCAATATGCAAGAGTTACTACTTTTATGCGAGATATTGGAACTGATAAAATGAAAAAAATTGAAGATCGATTACAAGAAAAAATAAATACCCTTTTCCCTTCTGAACAATATACTGTTACTATGACAGGAAAAGCGTATGTGTTTGAAAAAGGAACACATTATCTTGTGAAAAACTTAGTGTTATCATTACTCTTTGCTATTTTTCTAATTTCATTGCTAATGGCTTATTTGTTTAGGTCTTTTAAAATGATTATCATTTCATTGTTACCAAATATTCTACCATTAATAATTACTGCGGGAGTAATGGGCTTTTTTGGGATTCCTATAAAGCCTTCAACAATTTTAGTTTTTAGTATTGCCTTTGGAATTTCTGTTGATGATACTATTCACTTCTTAGCAAAGTACAGACAAGAATTAAAAGCAAACAATTGGAAAATAAAAAAGTCAGTTTTTAACACTGTTAAGGAAGCTGGAATTAGTATGTTCTATACATCTGTTGTGTTGTTTTTTGGATTTTCAGTATTTACATTATCAAGTTTTGGAGGAACAGTAGCTTTAGGTAGCTTAGTTGCGGCAACTTTATTGTTTGCTATGTTGGCTAATTTAATATTGCTTCCTGCATTGTTGTTAACGTTAGAAAAAACAATTGCTAATGAACAAGAATTTATAGAGCCTAAAATTGATATCTTAGCAGAAGATAAAGAAGAGGAAGAAGAAAACAAAAACGAATAA
- the asnS gene encoding asparagine--tRNA ligase yields MKHTKVIDLLNNTKTLQEVTAKGWVRSFRNNQFIALNDGSTINNIQCVVDFENTSEETLKRITTSAAVSVTGTLIESKGKGQSVEIQVTKLEILGDSDPEKYPIQLRNRPSLEFLREQAHLRVRTNAFSAIMRVRSTLSFAVHQYFQENGFFYVNTPIITGSDAEGAGEMFKVTALPFDGTPRTEEGKVNYKEDFFGKETNLTVSGQLEGETYAMALGQIYTFGPTFRAENSNTSRHLAEFWMIEPEVAFNDLDANMDLAEDFIKYVIKYTLEKCEDDLKFLESRLLEEEKSKPQAERSEMSLLEKLKFVLENNFKRVSYTEAIDILKNSTPNKKKKFNYIIEEWGADLQSEHERFLVEKHFKCPVILFDYPANIKAFYMRLNENTEPGKETVRAMDILFPGIGEIVGGSQREERLDVLVEKMKALGIEEEELWWYLDTRRFGSAVHSGFGLGFERLVLFVTGMTNIRDVIPFPRTPQNAEF; encoded by the coding sequence ATGAAACATACAAAAGTTATAGACCTTTTAAACAATACAAAAACATTACAGGAAGTTACAGCTAAAGGTTGGGTAAGAAGCTTTAGAAATAATCAATTTATAGCTTTAAATGATGGTTCAACAATAAATAATATTCAGTGTGTAGTTGATTTTGAGAATACATCTGAAGAAACATTAAAAAGAATAACAACAAGTGCTGCTGTTTCAGTTACAGGAACATTAATAGAAAGTAAAGGTAAAGGACAATCTGTTGAGATACAGGTAACGAAACTTGAAATCTTAGGAGATAGTGATCCTGAAAAATATCCTATTCAATTAAGAAATCGTCCAAGTTTAGAGTTCTTAAGAGAGCAAGCACATTTAAGAGTTCGTACTAATGCATTTAGTGCAATTATGCGTGTACGTTCTACATTGTCATTTGCTGTGCATCAATATTTTCAAGAAAATGGTTTTTTCTATGTAAATACACCTATTATTACAGGTAGTGATGCTGAAGGAGCTGGTGAAATGTTTAAAGTTACAGCATTGCCATTTGATGGAACTCCAAGAACAGAAGAAGGAAAAGTAAATTATAAAGAAGATTTCTTTGGTAAAGAAACAAATTTAACTGTTTCGGGGCAATTAGAAGGAGAAACATATGCAATGGCATTAGGTCAAATATATACTTTTGGACCAACTTTCCGTGCTGAAAATTCTAATACTTCTCGCCACTTAGCAGAATTTTGGATGATTGAGCCTGAAGTAGCCTTCAATGATTTAGATGCTAATATGGATTTAGCGGAAGATTTTATTAAATATGTTATCAAGTATACACTTGAAAAATGTGAAGATGATTTAAAATTCTTAGAAAGTAGATTACTAGAAGAAGAAAAATCTAAACCACAAGCGGAACGCAGTGAAATGAGTTTGCTTGAAAAATTAAAATTTGTTTTAGAAAATAACTTTAAACGTGTTTCTTATACTGAAGCGATTGATATTTTAAAGAATTCTACTCCAAACAAAAAGAAAAAATTCAATTATATTATTGAAGAATGGGGTGCAGATTTACAAAGCGAACATGAGCGATTTTTAGTTGAAAAACATTTTAAGTGTCCTGTAATATTGTTTGATTATCCAGCTAATATTAAAGCATTTTACATGCGTTTAAATGAAAATACTGAGCCTGGTAAAGAAACGGTTCGTGCAATGGATATTTTATTCCCAGGAATTGGAGAAATTGTTGGAGGTTCTCAACGTGAAGAACGTTTAGATGTTTTGGTTGAAAAAATGAAAGCTTTAGGTATTGAAGAAGAAGAATTATGGTGGTATTTAGATACTAGAAGATTTGGTTCGGCCGTACATTCAGGATTTGGATTAGGATTTGAGCGTTTAGTATTGTTTGTAACTGGAATGACAAATATTAGAGATGTTATTCCTTTCCCGAGAACACCACAAAACGCAGAATTTTAA
- a CDS encoding ExbD/TolR family protein — MSKFKKKKTGGTPGISTASLPDIVFMLLFFFMTATTMKDSDLKIENRLPKADQTAKLHKKQYIMYIYAGKPKEGYKSLGSSDRIQLNDKISTVGDLRSFVITERAERNSEDEKYLTASLKIDKDVKMALVQDIKTELRKVDQLKVNYTTTQGNPIK; from the coding sequence ATGTCTAAATTTAAAAAGAAAAAAACGGGAGGTACTCCAGGAATTTCTACAGCATCATTACCAGATATTGTGTTTATGCTTTTGTTCTTCTTTATGACTGCTACAACTATGAAAGATAGTGATTTAAAAATCGAGAATCGATTACCAAAAGCAGATCAAACGGCAAAGTTGCATAAGAAACAATATATTATGTATATATATGCTGGTAAACCTAAAGAAGGTTATAAATCATTAGGTTCATCTGATCGTATTCAGTTAAATGATAAAATTTCTACAGTAGGAGATCTTAGAAGTTTTGTAATCACTGAAAGAGCAGAAAGAAATTCTGAAGACGAGAAGTATTTAACAGCATCTTTAAAAATTGACAAAGATGTTAAAATGGCACTAGTACAAGATATTAAAACTGAATTACGTAAAGTAGATCAGTTGAAAGTAAATTATACTACAACTCAAGGAAATCCTATTAAATAA